From the Lathyrus oleraceus cultivar Zhongwan6 chromosome 4, CAAS_Psat_ZW6_1.0, whole genome shotgun sequence genome, one window contains:
- the LOC127076298 gene encoding uncharacterized protein LOC127076298, which translates to MVFKSILFLIVGAIALIFLLSHDPATHHHHHRCLEPHGDFNLTNKIICVFPEIDVNPTDHYVSVHELTQWKLRHLQTKQFHRSKREMIIYDKNLDGFVSFAEFDYALPTSPQYADGGSFGYHMRVLEEEHFNASDTDGDGRLNLPEFHDFLHPADSNNPKLQQWLCREEVWERDTDRDGKVSYIEFLNGLFLSIRSYDEEGYSYLHHSDDSKNAYAKLVFSQLDKDSDGYLSAIELLPIIGKVHPSWQYYARKQAEYSISQAQASKYGRLNLNEMIENADILYAAIFHDGFY; encoded by the exons ATGGTCTTCAAGTCCATACTCTTTCTCATAGTCGGAGCAATAGCTCTGATCTTCCTCCTCTCCCACGACCCCGCCacccaccaccaccaccaccgcTGCCTGGAGCCCCATGGCGACTTCAATCTCACCAACAAGATCATCTGCGTCTTCCCTGAAATCGATGTGAACCCCACTGATCACTATGTATCCGTCCACGAACTTACCCAGTGGAAACTTCGTCATCTCCAAACTAAGCAATTCCATCGCAGCAAGAGGGAGATGATCATTTACGATAAGAATCTCGACGGTTTCGTCTCCTTCGCTGAGTTCGATTACGCTCTTCCCACTTCACCACAATATGCAG ATGGTGGTTCTTTTGGTTATCACATGAGAGTGTTGGAAGAAGAGCATTTTAATGCTTCTGATACCGATGGGGACGGTCGTTTAAACTTACCTGAATTCCACGA TTTTCTCCACCCGGCTGACAGCAACAACCCAAAGCTTCAACAATGGTTGTGTAGGGAGGAAGTCTG GGAACGTGATACAGACAGAGATGGGAAGGTCAGTTATATAGAATTTCTGAATGGGCTCTTTCTTTCCATAAGATCCTACGATGAAGAAGGTTACAGTTATTTACATCATTCTGATGATTCCAAGAATGCTTATGCTAAACTTGTGTTTTCTCAGCTTGACAAAGATAGTGACGG GTATTTGTCAGCTATTGAACTACTACCTATAATTGGGAAAGTCCATCCATCTTGGCAATATTATGCAAGGAAGCAGGCGGAATACTCTATTTCACAG GCACAAGCTAGCAAATATGGGCGCCTTAATTTGAATGAGATGATTGAGAATGCAGATATATTATATGCTGCTATTTTCCACGATGGGTTCTATTAA